Proteins from one Ignavibacteriales bacterium genomic window:
- a CDS encoding sodium:solute symporter family protein, translated as MQAIGLTFIDWVIILIYFAFVLGIGWYLRKFTKSEEDFFLAGRKNSSWVAGLAFLSANLGALELLGMTGNTFKYGMYVAHFYWIGAIPAMLFLGIYMMPFYYSSKIKSVPGYLKLRFDEKTRVLNGIAFAIMTLLVSGINLYAMALVLHTFLGWNWDYAMWASAITVACYVGLSGLMSAIFTEIIQFFLIWFGLFLVSIFGILEIGSLKEIMARINEYSSQVSLTTLWSTSSNPMQNGMFIHWGGIVLGLGFVLSFGYWTTDFLVVQRAFSAKDLRSARMTPLLASFFKMALPFLVILAGLIAIALSIDPNSGFKLLNDGGQVNYDSALPLLIARYYPSGLVGLGVTALLAGFMAGQAGNISAFNTVWTYDIYKSVLNKKATDSHLLWMGRVSTIVGVLISLGTAYWAKSFPSIMDYMQAIFSWVNAPLFATMLLGMFVWWITPNGAFWGLVTGMTSSFFMWMAVKFHWFHESIITMSGVQSDMAANFWRAWWAWVICAVVTIVISLFTKRKPKEELVGLVKGLTDEKHDQHLPFVKRPEFVAIIALIVLVILNLLFW; from the coding sequence ATGCAAGCAATTGGGCTAACATTTATTGATTGGGTAATTATCCTGATCTACTTTGCATTTGTTCTCGGCATCGGGTGGTATCTAAGGAAATTCACAAAGAGCGAAGAAGATTTCTTTCTTGCCGGAAGGAAAAATTCTTCCTGGGTTGCCGGTCTCGCATTTCTTTCAGCCAATCTTGGGGCACTTGAACTATTAGGAATGACTGGCAATACTTTTAAATACGGAATGTACGTTGCGCATTTTTATTGGATCGGTGCAATTCCTGCAATGCTCTTCCTCGGTATTTACATGATGCCTTTCTATTATAGTAGTAAGATCAAATCAGTTCCGGGTTATTTAAAATTAAGATTCGATGAAAAGACAAGAGTGCTTAACGGAATTGCTTTTGCAATTATGACGCTGCTTGTTTCCGGAATAAATCTTTACGCAATGGCTCTTGTGCTTCATACATTTCTCGGTTGGAATTGGGATTACGCCATGTGGGCTTCTGCAATTACTGTCGCATGTTATGTGGGATTAAGCGGATTAATGTCCGCAATCTTTACTGAGATAATTCAATTCTTCTTGATCTGGTTTGGATTGTTTCTCGTTTCCATTTTTGGAATTCTTGAGATAGGAAGCTTAAAAGAAATTATGGCAAGGATAAATGAATACAGTTCTCAAGTCTCATTAACAACTCTTTGGTCAACATCTTCCAACCCAATGCAAAACGGAATGTTCATTCATTGGGGCGGAATAGTCCTTGGACTTGGATTTGTTTTATCGTTCGGTTATTGGACTACAGACTTTCTTGTTGTGCAGAGAGCATTCTCTGCAAAAGATTTGCGGTCAGCAAGAATGACACCGTTGCTTGCTTCATTTTTTAAAATGGCTTTACCGTTTCTAGTTATACTTGCCGGATTAATAGCTATTGCACTTTCGATTGATCCTAACAGCGGATTTAAATTATTAAATGATGGAGGACAAGTAAATTATGATTCTGCACTTCCTCTTTTGATCGCACGATATTATCCCTCCGGTTTGGTCGGATTAGGTGTAACGGCATTGCTAGCCGGGTTCATGGCGGGGCAAGCGGGGAACATCAGCGCGTTCAACACTGTTTGGACTTACGATATTTATAAATCAGTTTTGAATAAAAAAGCTACGGATTCACATTTGCTCTGGATGGGGCGCGTTTCTACAATTGTTGGAGTTTTAATTTCTCTCGGCACAGCATACTGGGCAAAAAGTTTTCCAAGTATAATGGATTACATGCAGGCAATTTTTTCTTGGGTGAACGCACCGCTATTTGCAACAATGCTTCTTGGAATGTTTGTATGGTGGATAACACCTAACGGCGCTTTCTGGGGACTTGTAACAGGAATGACTTCATCATTTTTTATGTGGATGGCTGTAAAGTTTCATTGGTTCCATGAAAGTATAATTACAATGTCCGGCGTTCAAAGTGATATGGCTGCAAATTTTTGGCGGGCTTGGTGGGCTTGGGTTATTTGTGCAGTTGTTACAATTGTAATTAGTCTCTTCACAAAGAGAAAACCGAAAGAGGAATTGGTTGGTTTAGTTAAAGGATTGACTGATGAAAAACACGATCAGCATTTGCCGTTTGTAAAACGTCCCGAGTTTGTTGCAATTATTGCTTTGATAGTTTTAGTTATCTTAAACTTATTATTCTGGTAA